The Planifilum fimeticola genome has a segment encoding these proteins:
- a CDS encoding YqhG family protein, translating to MEADRIRSFAERFLTAHGCHFVEKSPEHLVTQLSIEADKDLVNRPFYWMYVEKMGIEPQPSLLTFVFDPQRLEDHDRGEYLTSGSPRFVSMLEAAKRRGRFVRLFEEKPSSVGSPLSSRPYIPWLGVNFQISHMCDQKKDEICCLGINLHSGEIVEDFYRRMKQRRWTARLPANRHTVQPQLTIVEGVGELERFLQDRIEQQDLSWAEQALKRMKMELEQLEHFYPEGVKNEEKKQRIRETIWQYHPRVEVEVINAGLFYLDGAATD from the coding sequence ATGGAGGCTGATCGGATTCGCTCGTTTGCCGAACGGTTTTTAACCGCCCACGGCTGCCATTTTGTCGAGAAAAGCCCGGAACATCTCGTCACGCAGCTCTCCATCGAAGCGGACAAGGACCTGGTCAACCGGCCCTTTTATTGGATGTACGTGGAGAAAATGGGGATCGAACCCCAGCCCTCCCTTCTCACCTTCGTCTTTGATCCTCAACGATTGGAGGATCACGACCGGGGAGAATACTTGACCTCCGGTTCCCCGCGATTTGTTTCCATGCTGGAAGCCGCCAAAAGGCGCGGCCGATTTGTTCGCCTCTTCGAAGAAAAGCCTTCCTCCGTGGGAAGTCCCCTGAGCTCCCGCCCCTATATTCCGTGGCTGGGGGTCAATTTTCAGATCTCCCACATGTGCGATCAAAAGAAAGACGAGATCTGCTGCCTCGGCATCAATCTGCACAGCGGTGAAATCGTCGAGGATTTTTACCGCAGGATGAAACAGCGGCGGTGGACCGCCAGGCTGCCGGCCAACAGGCACACGGTTCAACCCCAGCTGACGATCGTCGAGGGAGTGGGAGAGCTGGAACGCTTCCTGCAGGACCGGATCGAACAGCAGGACTTGTCCTGGGCGGAACAGGCCCTGAAGCGGATGAAGATGGAACTGGAACAGCTGGAACACTTTTATCCCGAAGGGGTGAAAAACGAGGAAAAAAAGCAGCGAATTCGGGAGACCATCTGGCAATACCATCCGCGCGTCGAAGTGGAAGTGATCAATGCCGGCCTGTTTTATCTGGACGGAGCTGCAACGGATTAA